One Nesterenkonia populi DNA window includes the following coding sequences:
- a CDS encoding glycosyltransferase, translated as MTLRNYADHYGVEVDPKIRSEDVTIAFAFDAGYLPLFQVAAYSLAQSKNFLDSEVVIYTDDPVVADDPMVKITADRISMLEGERRERLYGLAENSIHREDRAQWNKGTFLKWMMFEEQNNPTAVFLDVDMIFLRSFDEKLLQAATADFNAAPQFMYRLLKDEAGEHLPLSRKWEVMNAALAADYSGRLATNVNSGLMVIREPMLSRAFFDEITAFASQSRRTNEQSHFTAYFKKHPERLKMISYAFNHQDEYIGALRDWEAMKELMEKISVIHYAGKPKPWHRRLSDVPRPTSSLWHWHATASGADVRPLMGVPAVS; from the coding sequence ATGACGCTGCGCAACTACGCTGACCACTACGGGGTCGAAGTGGATCCTAAGATCCGCTCCGAAGACGTGACGATCGCATTCGCCTTCGATGCGGGATACCTTCCCCTGTTCCAAGTCGCCGCCTACAGCCTCGCACAGTCCAAGAACTTCCTGGACTCCGAGGTTGTCATCTACACAGATGACCCAGTGGTCGCAGACGACCCGATGGTGAAGATCACTGCGGACCGGATCAGCATGCTCGAGGGTGAACGACGGGAGCGTCTCTACGGATTGGCTGAGAATAGCATTCATCGAGAGGACCGTGCGCAGTGGAACAAGGGGACCTTCCTCAAATGGATGATGTTCGAAGAGCAGAACAACCCGACAGCGGTTTTCCTCGACGTTGACATGATCTTCCTCCGCAGCTTCGACGAAAAGCTGCTTCAAGCTGCCACCGCAGACTTCAACGCCGCGCCTCAATTCATGTACCGGCTCCTGAAGGATGAGGCAGGCGAACACCTGCCGCTCTCCCGGAAATGGGAAGTGATGAACGCCGCCCTCGCAGCGGACTACAGCGGTCGTCTAGCAACCAACGTGAACAGCGGACTCATGGTGATCCGCGAGCCGATGCTTTCCCGCGCCTTCTTCGACGAAATCACGGCATTCGCCTCGCAAAGCCGCCGCACCAATGAGCAGAGCCACTTCACGGCGTACTTCAAGAAGCACCCGGAGCGTCTCAAGATGATCTCCTACGCCTTCAACCATCAGGATGAGTACATCGGGGCCCTGCGTGATTGGGAGGCCATGAAGGAACTCATGGAGAAGATCTCCGTCATCCACTACGCCGGCAAGCCCAAACCATGGCACCGGCGGCTGAGCGACGTTCCGCGCCCAACAAGCAGCCTCTGGCATTGGCACGCCACTGCCTCCGGAGCAGATGTTCGCCCCCTCATGGGCGTTCCGGCAGTCTCCTGA
- a CDS encoding glycosyltransferase — translation MLFVGHTRFSVYSFESAGFAATRQEADEDAYRNWLYADDRLRPRAKIFIEESLPQIAQAAGGHHNVVHVVCYSPGLPEIYKDELRKAAETYPFLRLHETSEQVGGFAPPLGALREATGWKADSRQRIGIYRLDDDDLVATDYFDRMASYARRAEPGWKISLGLGYTALRSEGEYYFPRLDHQAMASVGLMSIVDLDEQGELQGLVSRPHHLSDTGNPVILDSTIPGFFRTRHVGQDNIIDKWQGKDFLATAVAQIRDWPEASAEEVLSRFPAMAGRLNESLSKAEQGIELLREPIKVGSATVGFHTPYREGSVIALDLDGEVTREQFSVRYKLHNQDGSRVDKDEIKDFFASQRIKHNNYGFHQAVSHNEDGPVKHLIVRCPEGVELAGFDLFTKTDEEAVKVNQVTVYPALSPAAD, via the coding sequence ATGCTATTTGTAGGACACACCCGCTTCAGCGTGTACTCGTTCGAGTCCGCCGGATTCGCCGCTACACGTCAAGAAGCAGACGAAGATGCTTATCGGAACTGGCTCTACGCTGACGACCGGCTCCGCCCGAGGGCCAAGATCTTCATCGAAGAGTCGTTGCCCCAAATCGCGCAGGCGGCAGGCGGACATCACAACGTGGTGCACGTCGTCTGCTACTCGCCAGGCCTGCCGGAGATCTACAAAGATGAGCTCCGCAAGGCTGCCGAGACCTATCCTTTTCTTCGACTCCATGAGACATCGGAGCAGGTCGGAGGCTTTGCCCCGCCGCTTGGGGCACTACGAGAAGCAACAGGGTGGAAAGCTGACAGCCGGCAGAGAATCGGGATCTACCGTCTTGACGATGATGACCTCGTCGCAACGGACTACTTTGACCGGATGGCCTCTTACGCGCGCCGGGCAGAACCAGGATGGAAGATCTCACTCGGCCTCGGCTACACTGCGTTGCGCTCCGAGGGAGAATACTATTTCCCCCGTCTCGACCACCAAGCAATGGCCAGTGTGGGGCTGATGTCAATCGTGGATCTCGACGAACAAGGCGAACTGCAAGGTCTGGTCAGCAGGCCGCACCACCTCAGCGACACAGGAAACCCGGTTATCCTCGACTCCACCATCCCCGGCTTCTTCCGCACCCGGCACGTGGGGCAGGACAACATCATCGACAAATGGCAGGGCAAAGACTTCCTCGCAACTGCTGTCGCACAGATTCGTGACTGGCCGGAGGCCTCGGCCGAAGAAGTGCTCAGCCGGTTCCCCGCAATGGCAGGAAGGCTGAACGAATCACTGAGCAAGGCCGAACAGGGCATCGAACTTCTTCGGGAGCCCATCAAAGTCGGGTCTGCCACGGTAGGCTTCCACACCCCCTACCGGGAAGGCAGCGTCATCGCTCTTGATCTGGACGGTGAAGTCACTCGTGAGCAGTTCTCTGTACGGTATAAGCTCCACAACCAGGATGGCTCCCGCGTCGACAAGGACGAGATCAAAGATTTCTTCGCCTCGCAGCGGATCAAGCACAACAACTACGGTTTCCACCAAGCTGTCTCCCACAACGAAGATGGCCCCGTGAAACACCTCATCGTTCGTTGCCCCGAAGGTGTAGAGCTGGCGGGCTTCGACCTCTTCACCAAGACGGACGAAGAAGCAGTGAAGGTCAACCAAGTCACGGTTTACCCAGCACTGAGTCCCGCCGCCGATTAG
- a CDS encoding glycosyltransferase family 2 protein: MDSVLEGHNQITFRSRLFQVYLKMDGASGIALERTALRAESLHMRDLLAHAATHGTLNFTELKGRVLAETVSGYSLEPRALGRLAYVSALHEAEDKDLEFAVAALELALPRMGRQKGTQRFSKLLADIYAENRELGKFDALVEAHPSIKSHYYSYLTVDSRSPFLLNSSEAHAYENWLDGFNRQFIRNDLIPVYLTEGEAAPFNRLTTLRIEGPQPEGPLVTVIMTSFKPERADLLQSARSIMEQSWKNLELLVIDDASPADYQPVLDELEEMDPRIRVFRLETNGGTYAARNVGVAHARGEFITGQDADDWSHPQRIQTQVNHLLRNSHRPGNQVYTVNMTEDLVRIRRGYSPFIPSAPTLMVRTSIMLELGGYIPARKATDNEMRHRLGAYAGASVYQISEPLIFMRILPNSLSRSDFRPGWQHPARRALWSSYRRWHERASRQELQLSPTQEYPIYIPPRFTSPPEEELELDVLFVADWCEYGKTQAAALEEIRVLRRAGYSIGIMHLENAVHLSEYARTYSHPVQELISNGEVTHVIQDETFYKVKLTLVRSPELLQFMPHGTVGFNAGKTAVVAEKLPWEAASFHVNYLPSDCAHNAANFFGARPLWLAQTDAVKAQLHDMVPGDELNDAPYVVAFDAERWRTRRIRPRGRQPILGRWAGESTALWPNSPEEIEAIWPTHGEVDVRFYGAPTAVLQALGQKRLPPAWISFGEQEITRKTYYRSLDFFVHYPQRHTIEKPELPVLEALGAGCIPVLPPWMKDVYGDAAIYADPPQVQEAINQYWNETERYLAQSQRGVEFATQYQKSGYRELMDDLLTAKEPTPEEAMAR, encoded by the coding sequence ATGGATAGCGTTCTGGAGGGGCATAATCAGATAACTTTTCGGTCTCGCCTGTTCCAGGTGTATTTGAAGATGGACGGAGCAAGCGGTATCGCCCTGGAGCGGACCGCCCTCCGCGCTGAGTCCCTTCACATGCGGGATCTCCTGGCACATGCCGCTACCCACGGCACTCTGAACTTCACGGAGCTGAAAGGTCGAGTTCTCGCGGAGACAGTGTCGGGCTACTCGCTCGAGCCGCGAGCACTAGGCCGTCTGGCCTATGTCAGCGCCCTGCATGAGGCAGAGGACAAAGATCTTGAGTTCGCGGTTGCCGCTCTTGAGCTGGCCCTCCCGCGGATGGGGAGGCAGAAGGGAACGCAACGGTTCAGCAAGCTCCTCGCGGACATCTACGCGGAGAATCGCGAACTGGGGAAGTTCGACGCCTTAGTCGAGGCGCACCCCAGCATCAAAAGTCACTACTACTCGTACCTCACGGTCGATTCACGCAGTCCTTTCCTGTTGAACAGTTCCGAAGCCCACGCCTACGAGAACTGGCTGGACGGGTTCAACCGTCAATTCATTCGTAATGACCTCATCCCTGTCTATCTCACCGAAGGGGAAGCAGCACCCTTCAACCGGTTGACAACACTTCGTATCGAAGGTCCTCAGCCTGAAGGCCCACTGGTCACAGTCATCATGACCAGCTTCAAACCGGAGCGGGCCGATCTCCTTCAATCAGCCCGCTCCATCATGGAGCAGAGTTGGAAGAACCTCGAGCTCCTGGTGATCGATGACGCGTCGCCAGCTGATTATCAGCCCGTTCTGGACGAGCTTGAAGAGATGGACCCACGCATCCGCGTGTTCCGCCTGGAGACGAACGGCGGCACCTACGCGGCACGGAACGTGGGAGTTGCGCACGCACGAGGCGAATTCATCACGGGTCAAGACGCGGACGACTGGTCCCACCCCCAACGGATCCAGACCCAAGTCAACCACCTGCTCCGCAACTCCCACCGGCCAGGCAACCAGGTTTACACCGTCAATATGACTGAAGACCTCGTACGCATCCGACGCGGTTACTCGCCTTTCATCCCCTCGGCCCCGACCCTTATGGTGAGGACCTCAATCATGCTGGAGCTGGGCGGCTACATCCCTGCCCGCAAAGCCACAGACAACGAAATGCGGCACAGATTAGGCGCATACGCCGGAGCAAGCGTCTATCAGATCAGCGAACCGCTCATCTTCATGCGGATCCTCCCCAATTCGCTCTCCCGCAGCGACTTCCGCCCGGGGTGGCAGCACCCGGCCCGGCGAGCACTATGGAGCAGCTACAGGAGATGGCATGAGCGAGCCAGCCGCCAGGAGCTGCAACTCTCTCCCACACAGGAATACCCCATCTACATCCCTCCGCGCTTCACCAGTCCTCCGGAGGAGGAGCTCGAGCTCGATGTGCTCTTCGTCGCAGATTGGTGCGAATACGGGAAAACCCAAGCAGCCGCCTTGGAAGAGATCAGAGTGCTCAGGCGTGCCGGGTACAGCATCGGCATCATGCACCTCGAGAACGCCGTGCATCTATCAGAATACGCGCGTACATATAGCCACCCTGTGCAAGAACTGATCTCCAACGGGGAAGTTACCCACGTCATCCAGGACGAAACCTTCTACAAGGTCAAACTGACGTTGGTCCGAAGTCCCGAGCTTCTCCAGTTCATGCCGCACGGAACTGTTGGTTTCAACGCAGGAAAAACTGCAGTCGTGGCAGAAAAACTGCCGTGGGAGGCTGCAAGCTTCCACGTCAACTACCTGCCAAGCGACTGCGCGCACAATGCTGCGAACTTCTTCGGGGCCCGCCCCCTGTGGTTGGCGCAGACCGATGCAGTCAAGGCCCAGCTGCACGACATGGTTCCCGGGGATGAGCTCAACGACGCTCCATATGTGGTCGCTTTCGACGCTGAAAGATGGAGGACAAGACGCATTCGCCCACGTGGCCGTCAGCCAATTCTTGGCAGGTGGGCAGGTGAGAGCACCGCACTCTGGCCAAACAGCCCAGAAGAGATCGAAGCCATCTGGCCTACCCACGGGGAGGTTGATGTCAGGTTCTACGGAGCCCCCACCGCGGTCCTGCAGGCGCTCGGCCAGAAACGTCTTCCTCCTGCATGGATCAGCTTCGGCGAGCAGGAGATCACACGAAAAACCTATTACCGTTCACTCGATTTTTTTGTGCACTATCCTCAGCGCCACACGATTGAGAAACCGGAACTGCCAGTACTGGAAGCGCTCGGCGCCGGGTGTATCCCCGTCCTTCCTCCCTGGATGAAAGACGTTTACGGTGACGCGGCCATCTACGCTGACCCGCCGCAGGTGCAAGAGGCCATCAATCAGTACTGGAATGAGACGGAACGGTACCTCGCCCAGTCTCAGCGCGGTGTCGAATTCGCCACTCAATACCAGAAGAGCGGTTATCGAGAACTGATGGATGACTTGCTCACAGCCAAAGAGCCCACACCCGAGGAGGCAATGGCCCGGTGA
- a CDS encoding DDE-type integrase/transposase/recombinase encodes MGITPPAVASLARIFRQAGVAKEEPRKRPRAAYRRFVYPAPNCCWQLDAAEYVLTGGRKAVIFHLQDDHSRLAIASVVATGETSDAAIRVVKKGIAAYGVPQKLLTDNGAALNPSRRGVTGQLFTYVSSFGITPITGKPGKPTTQGKNERFHQTLFRYLHAQPLAETITQLQARSMPSI; translated from the coding sequence ATGGGTATCACCCCACCGGCGGTGGCCTCATTGGCCAGGATCTTCCGGCAAGCAGGGGTGGCCAAAGAGGAGCCGCGGAAGCGGCCCCGGGCTGCTTACCGACGGTTTGTCTATCCGGCGCCGAACTGCTGCTGGCAGCTCGATGCCGCGGAGTATGTGCTCACCGGTGGGCGTAAGGCGGTGATCTTCCACCTCCAGGATGATCACTCCCGGCTGGCGATTGCCTCGGTGGTCGCCACAGGTGAGACCTCCGATGCTGCGATCAGGGTGGTGAAGAAGGGCATCGCTGCCTATGGGGTGCCGCAGAAGCTGCTCACCGATAACGGTGCTGCGCTGAACCCTTCACGCCGTGGGGTGACCGGGCAGCTGTTCACCTATGTGAGCAGCTTCGGGATCACCCCGATCACTGGCAAGCCGGGTAAGCCCACCACCCAGGGCAAGAATGAGCGGTTCCATCAAACCTTGTTCCGCTACTTGCATGCACAGCCGCTGGCAGAGACGATCACGCAGCTGCAGGCCCGGTCGATGCCTTCGATCTGA